The Pseudalkalibacillus hwajinpoensis DNA window TGCAGAAAATGCGACAATTCCTGAAGAAATTGTTGAGCAGATGAAAGCTTATCCAAGTGATAAGGTGCATCCAATGGCTGCTCTTCGTACAGCTGTCTCTACACTTGCACTGTATGATGAGGAAGCTGACGATATGAGCGAAGAAGCAAATTACCGCAAGGCAATTCGGCTTCAAGCGAAAATCCCTACTGTCGTAACAGCCTTTTCCCGTGTTCGTGAAGGAAAAGATCCGATTAAACCAAAGAAAGATCTTAGTTTCGCAGCAAACTTTTTGTATACGCTAACAGGCGAATTACCAGAAGATGTAGCTGTAACTGCAGTCAATAAAGCACTCGTACTTCATGCTGACCATGAGCTGAACGCATCTACGTTTACTGCTCGTGTTTGTGTAGCTACTCTTTCTGATATGTATTCAGGTGTAACGGCTGCGATTGGAGCTCTTAAAGGGCCGCTTCACGGTGGTGCGAATGAGCGCGTTATGGCGATGCTAAGTGAAATTGATCGCGTTGACAATGTTGAATCCTATTTACAAAACGCTTTTGAGAATAAAGAAAAGATTATGGGCTTCGGACACAGGGTCTACAAAACAGGCGATCCCCGGGCGAAGCATTTAAGAGAAATGTCAAGAAAGCTAACTGAGTTAACTGGTGAAACAAAATGGTACGAGATGTCTACGAAAATGGAAGAAATCGTGACGAGCGAAAAGGGACTTCCACCAAATGTTGACTTCTATTCCGCTTCGGTTTATCACAGTCTCGGTATTGATCACGACCTGTTTACTCCACTGTTTGCAGTAAGTCGTGTTTCAGGTTGGATTGCACATATTCTTGAACAATACAGCAATAACCGACTCATTCGTCCTCGTGCAGATTACGTAGGAGCGACAGATCAGACTTATGTGAAAGTCGAAGACCGATAAAAAGAGATTTGGGAAGAGGTTTTCTTTCTTCCCTTCTTATAATGAAATTTTAACTTAAGTAGGAGGAATACAGAATGGCAAATGGAGAGAAGATTACTGTAAATAATGGTGTACTAAACGTTCCAGATCATGCAATTATTCCATTTATTGAAGGAGATGGCACTGGTCCTGATATTTGGGCAGCAGCATCTAAAGTTCTTGAAGGTGCAGTAGATAAAGCATACGGCGGAAAGAAAAAGATCGTTTGGAAGGAAGTATATGCTGGTCAGAAAGCATTTGATAAGACAGGTGAATGGCTACCTGCTGATACTCTTGATGCGATCCGTGAATACATAATTGCGATTAAGGGTCCGCTTACTACTCCTGTTGGAGGAGGTATTCGTTCTCTTAACGTGGCACTTCGTCAAGAATTGGATTTGTTTACATGCCTGCGCCCAGTGCGTTATTTTAAAGGCGTTCCTTCACCAGTAAAGCGTCCTGAAGATACTGATATGGTTATTTTCCGTGAGAACACTGAAGATATCTATGCAGGGATCGAATTCCAAAAAGGAACAGATGAAGTTAAGAAAATCATTTCTTTCCTTCAAAATGAAATGGGTGCAAAAAATATTCGCTTCCCGGAAACATCTGGAATTGGGATAAAACCTGTTTCTGAAGAGGGGACAAAACGTCTTGTTCGTGCAGCTATTCAGTATGCACTGGATGAAGGTCGCAAAAATGTTACGCTTGTTCATAAAGGAAACATTATGAAATTTACAGAAGGCGCATTTAAAAATTGGGGCTATGAAGTTGCTGAGCAAGAATTTGGTGATAAAGTATTTACATGGTCAGAATACGACCGTATCGTTGAAGAAAAAGGAAAAGATGCTGCGAATGATGCACAATCAAAAGCAGAAGGTGAAGGAAAGCTTATCGTAAAAGATGCGATTGCTGATATCTTCTTACAGCAGATTCTTACTCGTCCTGCAGAGTTTGATGTTGTCGCAACCATGAACTTAAATGGTGACTACGTTTCTGATGCTCTTGCAGCACAGGTAGGCGGAATTGGGATTGCTCCAGGTGCGAACATCAACTATGAAACTGGACATGCTATATTCGAAGCAACTCACGGTACTGCTCCGAAATATGCTGGTCTCGACAAAGTAAACCCTTCATCTGTTATTCTTTCTGGAGTTCTAATGCTTGAGCATATTGGCTGGAATGAGGCTGCAAAGCTTGTCCTTGATTCAATGGAGAAAACCATTGCCAATAAGGTCGTAACTTATGATTTCGCCCGTCTGATGGACGGTGCAACCGAAGTGAAAACTTCTGAGTTTGGTGACGAACTAATAAACAACATGGATTAATATTAAATAGGACACCAGATTAACTGGATTAAAAGGAGTGGCTTCCAAATGACAATGAAACGTAAAAAGGTTTCTGTAATCGGTGCAGGATTTACTGGTGCAACAACAGCTTTTCTACTTGCTCAAAAAGAACTAGCTGATGTCGTACTTGTTGACATTCCAAATCAAGAAGGTCCTACTAAAGGAAAGGCGCTTGATATGTTTGAAGCAAGTCCAGTGCAAGGTTTCGATTCTAAAATTACAGGTACCTCTAACTATGAGGATACTGCTGGTTCTGATATCGTCGTCATTACTGCAGGGATAGCTAGAAAACCCGGAATGAGTCGTGATGATCTTGTAAATACTAACGCCAAGATCATGAAAAGCGTCACGCAGGAGATTGTGAAATATTCTCCTGAAACGATTATTGTTGTATTAACTAATCCGGTTGATGCAATGACCTACACTGTTTATAAAGAATCTGGTCTTTCTAAAAACCGTGTGATCGGTCAATCAGGAATTCTTGATTCTGCACGTTTCCGTTCGTTCATTGCTGAGGAACTAAACCTATCCGTTAAAGATATTACTGGCTTTGTTCTAGGCGGTCACGGTGACGACATGGTACCACTTGTACGCTATTCATTTGCAGGCGGCATTCCACTTCAAAGCTTGATATCTGAAGAGCGTCTGGGTGAAATTGTTGAACGTACACGTAAGGGTGGAGGAGAAATTGTTAGTCTTTTAGGAAATGGTAGTGCCTACTATGCACCTGCTGCTTCTCTAGTAGAAATGGCTGAAGCGATTCTTAAAGATCAGCGTCGTGTTCTTCCAACAATTGCCTACTTAGAAGGCGAGTATGGCTATGATGGATTGTACCTTGGAGTTCCGACGATTCTTGGTGGCAGTGGAATTGAAGACATTATCGAGTTGGATCTAACAGATGATGAAAAGAAAGAACTAGACAAATCAGCTGATTCAGTACGTAAAGTATTGACTGTATTAAGTTAAGTTAAGTAGATCCGGTTTACACCGGATCTCTTTTTACAAAAACATAGAAAGCGCTTTCTTTAATGAGAAAAGGGGGAGTAGCTATGCTTTTAGGTAAAAAAAGAAAAATCGGCCGAATGATT harbors:
- the citZ gene encoding citrate synthase; the encoded protein is MTTTRGLEGVVATTSSISSIVNDVLTYRGYNIDDLAENASFEEVIYLLWNDKLPNKTELEQFTAELAENATIPEEIVEQMKAYPSDKVHPMAALRTAVSTLALYDEEADDMSEEANYRKAIRLQAKIPTVVTAFSRVREGKDPIKPKKDLSFAANFLYTLTGELPEDVAVTAVNKALVLHADHELNASTFTARVCVATLSDMYSGVTAAIGALKGPLHGGANERVMAMLSEIDRVDNVESYLQNAFENKEKIMGFGHRVYKTGDPRAKHLREMSRKLTELTGETKWYEMSTKMEEIVTSEKGLPPNVDFYSASVYHSLGIDHDLFTPLFAVSRVSGWIAHILEQYSNNRLIRPRADYVGATDQTYVKVEDR
- the icd gene encoding NADP-dependent isocitrate dehydrogenase, translating into MANGEKITVNNGVLNVPDHAIIPFIEGDGTGPDIWAAASKVLEGAVDKAYGGKKKIVWKEVYAGQKAFDKTGEWLPADTLDAIREYIIAIKGPLTTPVGGGIRSLNVALRQELDLFTCLRPVRYFKGVPSPVKRPEDTDMVIFRENTEDIYAGIEFQKGTDEVKKIISFLQNEMGAKNIRFPETSGIGIKPVSEEGTKRLVRAAIQYALDEGRKNVTLVHKGNIMKFTEGAFKNWGYEVAEQEFGDKVFTWSEYDRIVEEKGKDAANDAQSKAEGEGKLIVKDAIADIFLQQILTRPAEFDVVATMNLNGDYVSDALAAQVGGIGIAPGANINYETGHAIFEATHGTAPKYAGLDKVNPSSVILSGVLMLEHIGWNEAAKLVLDSMEKTIANKVVTYDFARLMDGATEVKTSEFGDELINNMD
- the mdh gene encoding malate dehydrogenase, encoding MTMKRKKVSVIGAGFTGATTAFLLAQKELADVVLVDIPNQEGPTKGKALDMFEASPVQGFDSKITGTSNYEDTAGSDIVVITAGIARKPGMSRDDLVNTNAKIMKSVTQEIVKYSPETIIVVLTNPVDAMTYTVYKESGLSKNRVIGQSGILDSARFRSFIAEELNLSVKDITGFVLGGHGDDMVPLVRYSFAGGIPLQSLISEERLGEIVERTRKGGGEIVSLLGNGSAYYAPAASLVEMAEAILKDQRRVLPTIAYLEGEYGYDGLYLGVPTILGGSGIEDIIELDLTDDEKKELDKSADSVRKVLTVLS